The sequence GGAAACCGACATCGCAGAGAGGGAGCGCGGATGACCGCCGAGCGCATCCTCGTCGTGGACGACGAGCCGCAGATCCAGCGTTTCCTGCGCCCGGCGCTGTCAGCCGCCGGTTACGAGGTGATCGAGGCGGCAAACGGCGCGCAGGCGCTGAAGGCGGCTGTGACGGCAGCGCCGGACGTCGTAATCCTCGATCTCGGCCTCCCCGACATGGACGGCAAGGATGTCGTGGCCAATATCCGCGCCTGGTCGCAGGTTCCGATCATCATCCTTTCGGCGCGTGATCGTGAAAGCGAGAAGATCGCTGCCCTCGATCTCGGCGCCGACGACTACATCGAGAAGCCGTTCGGGATCGGCGAACTGACGGCGCGAATCCGTGCGGCGCTGCGCCATCGCATCCAGATGGCGGGAGGGCAGGCGCAGCTGTCGGCAGATGGGCTTTCGATCGACATGGTCAAGCGTGTCGTGACGCGTGACGGCGAGGCGCTCCGGCTGACGCCGAAGGAATATGACCTTCTCGTCATGCTGGCGCATCACGCAGGCCGGGTGGTCACCCACAGGACGCTGCTCACCTCCGTCTGGGGTGCCGCCCACGGTGAGGACCTGCATTATCTGAGAGTCTTCATCGGTCAGCTGCGTGGCAAGATCGAGCGCGATCCCGGCAATCCGAAGATCGTCCGCACCGAGCCAGGCGTCGGTTACCGCTTCGTCGGCGACGAGGACTGAGGCGCTCGTCCAGTCGGGCCTCAGGTAAGGGCCGCGAACTTCTCCACCAGTTTCGTCGGCCCTGACACGATCAGCAGATCACCTCTCTCGACCGTTGTTTCCGGTGTGGCATAGGTAAAGTCCAACTTTCGCCGTTTGACGCCGACGATGGTAACCCCGTACTTGCTGCGAAGACCGGATTCCGCCAACGTCTTTCCGACGGCTTCGTTCGGCGCCGGTGTTTTGACAATGGCAAAGCCGTCATCGAATTCGATGAAGTCGATCATCTTGCCGGTGACGAGATGGGCGACGCGCTCGCCCATGGCCGCCTCGGGATAGACGACATGGTGCGCGCCGGTCCGCTCCAGAATGCGGCCGTGATTGGGGTTGATGGCTTTTGCCCAGATGTCGGGCACCCCGAGCTCGGAAAGTGCCAGAACCGTAAGCACGCTGGCTTCGATATCCGTACCAATTCCGACGACGGCGTGAGGAAAGTCCTGAACGCCGAGGCGACGCAGAGAATCGGCATTGCTGCTGTCTGCCTCCACTACGTGGGTCAGCCGCGTCGCCCAGTTCTGAACGAGCTCCGCGTTTTCATCGATGGCCAGAACGTCGTAGCCAAGATGAATCAAGGATTGGGCAACGGCGCTGCCGAAGCGGCCGAGACCTATAACGACGACGCCGTCGCTGCGGACGATGCTGTTCTTAGCCAACGATTGGGCGCTCCTCTGGATATCGGAAGAGTACATTGCGTTCTTGCAGCGCGAGTGCGCTTGCAATTGTGATCGTGCCGACGCGCCCGATGAACATCAAGGCGATGATGACCAGTTGTGCGGCGGGAGGCAGGCCCCCGGTGATCCCCGTGGACAGGCCAACGGTTCCGAATGCCGAAATGACCTCAAACATGACATCCTCAAGCGGGAGGCTCGTGACGCTGAGGAGCATGAGCACGCCTCCTGCGACAGCCCCGACGGACAGCAATACGATTGCCAGTGCCTGGCGCTGGGCGTGAGTGCCGATACGGCGCCGAAACGCGGTGGAATCGCGCTGGCCCCGGATTTCCGCCCAGACGACGAATCCAAGAAGGAAGAATGTCGTGACCTTTATGCCGCCGGCGGTGCCGGCACTGCCACCGCCGATGAACATCAGAGCATAAGTGACCGCCAGGGTTTCGATGCGCATCTCTCCAATGTCGATGCTGTTAAAGCCGGCAGTGCGCGCCATGACCGAATGGCTCGCGGCGTTCAGCAGCTTCCCCGGCCATTCGAACGCGCCCAATGTCTTCGGATTGTTCCATTCGTAGGCGGCCGTCGCCGCGAGTCCGGCAACGAGCAGAAGAGCTGTCCCAAGAAGGGTAATCTTGGTGTGAACGGACCAGCGTGCCGGATGCCGCACCGTCTGGCGAAGTTCGAAGAGTACCGGGAAACCGAGACCGCCGATAACGACGGCAGCCATGATCGGAGCGAGAATAAGCGGATCGAGTGCAAAACCGATCAAGCTGTCCGAATATGTTGAAAAGCCTGCATTGTTGAACGCCGAGACCGCATGAAAAAAGCCCTGCCACAAGGCGTCGCTCCAGACATAGTCATGGCCGTAGCGCAGACGCCAGGCGAGCGCGGCTGTCGTGACCAGTTCGACTGCTATGGTTACGAGAAAGATGAGGCGAAGGACACCCGCGACATCGCCCAGACTGAGGCTCTTGGTTTCCGCTTGCGCGATGAGGCGGCTGCTCAGTTTCAGTCTGCGGGTAACGAGGAGGCCAAGAAGCGTTGCCCCGGTCATGATGCCGAAACCACCGACCTGGAACAGCACGAGGATCACGCCCTGGCCGAAGCCCGACCAATAGGTCGGCGTGTCCTGAACGATAAGCCCGGTAACGCAGACTGCAGAGGTGGCTGTAAACAATGCGGCAAGCAGCGGAGCTCCCCCTGGCCCCGCGCGCGAGATCGGCAGCATGAGCAGTGTTGTGCCTACGAGGATGGCAACAAGGAACGCCGTCGGCACGAGCCGTGCAGGGTGTTGGATCGATTGTGGCAAATCCCACCTTTTCATTAGATCGGCAGATCAAAGCCGTCTGCCGTAAACGACCGGCCGCGCAGTTGGCACAACCCTGACGAAGTCGCCGCCCTTCGTCAATTCGCGGCAACACAACGAACTGAGTTCTGCGCAGCCTGGAACAGGTCCAGGAAAAAATACGCGGCACTTCCCCTCCGGAATTGCGGACCGGCCGCACAGCACAGAGGTCCCCAGGGTAAAACGCCATTATTCGTTGTGCCTGTGGTTTCTACTTGTGGTCGTCGCGCCAGATGCGCTCTACGGCAATGAAGGTAAAGGACGCCGACCAGGCAATCAGGACGAGCCCATTCAGCCCCTCCAGACCGGCGAGAATTCGCATGTCGCCTGTCGCGTAGACGTCGCCGAATCCCATCGTACTGTAACAGGTCAGCGAGAAATAGAAGAAGTCTGCGGCGCTTGTTCCTGCCAGTCCTTCCAGGGAGCCGAATTCGGGATGATAATGCATCCAGGCGAATGCGAGAGCGTAAAGGCCGACGCCGAAGAGATGGGCCATAAAGGCTGACCCGAGAAAGACCACCATTTCGGGTCGTTTTGAAAGCACCTTGCGCCGACGCAGGATCGCGACGCCGGTCATGATTTCAAAATGAATGGCGCTTGTCACGACGATGAGTGCGGCGGAGAGCAGGCAGACCAAAACAATTCCTGGCAATTCTCGACCTCGCCTGTGCTTGCCGCAGTATGACCGGCGTTCAACTGCACGCACCAACTCTACTGGAGGAAGCCGGTTCAAGCACCATAGCAAGACATGTTGCGGATTGGGAGCGTCGGATACTCCGGACGCGCTGGCGGTCCGACGATGTTGAATGGGCGACGTTCCGGCCGGCGCCATCGTGCTGATGACCCAATGCAGCCGCGCGAAGAGGCCGGCAGAAACCCCGGCGACCCGGCGAGTGATCGAAGCCTCCGCATTTCAAGCCACGCGAGTCCGCAAGGCTCGTCCTCTACTCCCTGCAGGCGCGAGGCTACGCCGGCGGGAGCCTGCCCTACCGGACAGATTGCCGCATACCGCGGTTGCGCATTTGGCGCCTGCCTTCGCAACGCCTATGTAACGTGGGGCCGCAGATGCGGCCGAATTGGGTGAGGCATGAACGACGAACTGCAGGGTCAAGCCGCGCAAACCGCCGCTATGCGCGAACGGGCAGAAGCGGAGATGAAAGCGATGGGAATCGATGAAGCGTTCATCGGTGCGTTGGTCGATACATTTTATGCGCGTGTGCTGGCGCATCCGGAGCTTGGGCCCGTATTCGACGCAAGGCTTTCGGGCCGCTGGCCGGAGCACATGGAGAGGATGAAAAGTTTCTGGTCCGCCGTTGCCTTCCGCAACGGCGCCTACGGCGGAAAGCCGGTGCAGGCACATCTCGGCGTCGCCAACATGTCTCCGGAGCTTTTCCCAAAATGGCTGGCGCTCTTTGCTGCGACGCTTGACGACATTGCACCGAATACAGAAGCGAAAGCCTGGTTCATGGCAACGGCCGAGCGCATCGCGCGAAGCCTGACACTCTCGCTCTTCTACAATCCGGCCCTCGACGACCCGGCGCTGAAGCGTTCCTGAGTTGTCGCAAAGCGGATCTTTCGCACAGCCGATATATTCCCGTTCTGTGCTTTACGGATAGGGTGATGTATCCCTTGGAACGATTCGTCGCTTAAACCTGCAGGCATATGGAAACTGCGCTTTATCTGCCCATCAAAGGCTTTCTCGAAAAGGCAGGTTATGTCGTCAAGGGCGAAGTCGGCGGCTGCGATCTCGTCGGCTTGAGCGATGACGATCCGCCTGTGGTCGTCATCTGCGAGCTGAAACTCAGCTTCAATCTGGAGCTCATACTGCAGGCCGTCGATCGCGCAGCTGTCGCAGACGAGGTCTGGATCGCGGCGCGAGTCTCGGCCAAGGGCAAAGGTCGCGAGGCCGACAAACGCTACCGCGATCTCTGTCGCAGGCTTGGGGTCGGGATGCTGGGCGTTTCCGATGCCGGCGACGTCAGCGTTATCGTCGGTTCCGTATCGCCCATGCCGCGAACCAATCCGAAACGGCGCTCGAGGCTCACGCGTGAACACCGGAGCCGACGCGGCGATCCGGCAGTAGGCGGCAGCACACGCGCGCCTGTCATGACCGCGTACCGCCAGCAGGCGCTCGGCTGTGCCGCAGCGCTGGCATCAGGCCCGCTGCGCGTGCGTGAAATCAGATCCAGCATACCGGATGCCGGCAAGATTTTGCTTGCGAATGTCTATGGCTGGTTTGAACGGCTCGACAGAGGCGTCTACGGCTTGACGGAAGCTGGACGCGAAGCACTTCAGCGATGGCCGCAGCAGGACATGCAGGCAAACATAGCCGTCTGAGCAGCGCCCTGAAGCCTCGGTACAGGTCACAACGATCCACGCGTTCCCGCGGGCGAGATGAATGGACGAGTATTGGCCTTGCTCGTCAGTTCGTTTCGCACGGCCGATCCCCCTATGGCGGTGCGCGGCGTCGACCCGCAACGGGTGCCCCTGCTCAGACCCCGTCCACAGCAAGCTCAAAACCTTCGTCCAGCCAGCCGGTGATGCCGCCGGCCATGATTTTCACCGGGCGGCCAAGTTCCGCAAGACGCAGCGCACCACGAGCCGCTCCGTTGCAATGCGGCCCCGCGCAATATGTGACGAACAGCGTATCATCGGGCCAGGCTGCCAACTTCGAACGAACCATCTTTCCATGCGGCAGGTTGATGGCCCCGGGAACATGCCCTCTAGCGAACATCTGGGGACTGCGGACGTCCAGGAGGACGAAATCTGCGCCCTTGGACAGGGCGTCATGGACGTCCCAGCAGTCGGTCTCAAAGGTGAATTCGGCAGCAAAGTGCTGACGGGCGACGTCGCTCGGGGCGGCGGAAGTCTCAGTGACGGCGGATTTCATTTTCGGCTCCAGTTGCAAGGTCACGCCGGGATATGGCCGCCCCGACCGCCGTGTTGCAATTGGCGTAAATGACAATATACGTAAATATCATGCCAACTGCGTCGGAACCTCCATGTCAAGTCAAACCACCGGACCCCTGGCCGTAGCGCTGCTCTATGATGGGCTGTGCACCTTTGAGTTCGGCATCGTGGCGGAGGTTTTCGGCCTTCACCGGCCGGAGATGGGGCCGGGTTGGTATCGCTTCGCCAGTTGCGCGGTCGAAGAGGGTCCCCTGCGCGCCCATGGCGGCTTTGTGCTTCAGCCCGACCATGGGCCGGAACTGATCGCCGAGGCGGATATCGTCGTTGTGCCGGGCTGGAAGGGAGTTCAAGTTCCCGTGCCGGAGACGCTTTGCGATCAGCTTCGCGCCGCCTATGCGCGCGGCGCGCGGCTCCTGTCGATCTGCTCGGGGGCATTCGTGTTGGCGGCAACCGGGCTACTCGACGGCGGCACCGCCGCCACTCACTGGCGCTACGCAGGAGCATTGCAAGCCCGTTTTCCGAAGGTGCGGGTCGATGCGACCTCGCTCTACCGCAGCCATGACCGGGTATTCACCTCTGCGGGCAGCGCCGCCGGGATCGATCTGCTGATCGATATCGTGCGGCGGGATTTCGGTCCCGAGGCGGCGAATGCGGTTGCACGGCGGCTGGTGGTGCCCGCGCATCGCACGGGCGGGCAGGCGCAGTTTCTGGAACGTCCCGTTCCCGTTCAGCCGGGCGGAGAGATCGCACCGCTGCTGGACCGGATGCGCGAGAATCTCGAGCGGAACTGGACGACAGATGTCATGGCCCGTGAATGCAAAATGAGCTTGCGAACTTTCTTGCGCCGCTTCCACGAGGCAACCGGCCGCAGTCCAGGGGACTGGCTGATCGAAGAGCGGATCGAGGCCGCCAAGGACCTTTTGTGCGAACGTCTCCTTAGCATCGAGACCATTTCCGCAGCCGTAGGCTTCGGCTCGGCCCATGCGCTCCGCCATCATTTCCGCCGGAAGGCCGGCCTTACTCCGACCGAATATAGGTCCCGCTTCATGCCCGTCGGTGTCTCGGAACTGGCATAACCCGCAGTCGCCCAGCGACAAGGACGAGATGCGAAAAGTGGACGACGAACTGGAAGCGGACCATCGGACGACACTTTACTGGCCGTCCGGAACGCGCGGACACTCCGTTGCAAGCTTCCTGATTTCTGCGAAAAGACCGCCGGTGCCGCCATCCAAAGAGGGAGCGGTCAAGCGAAACCGTGGTCCGAACGGAAACGTGCCACCCAGTCTCGACTCGTCTCATCGGCCAGCTTTGCGACACCGGGCTCCACGTCATTTGCGGCATCGCGATTCAAGCCGAGGTGGCCCAGTATCTCCCGCAGCGTTTCGATGGGATCGGAAGAGAGCGTCTCATAAGTGATCTGAAGCGGCTCAATTCCCTGCGAAGCAAACCAATGTCTCCACTCACGATCGTATGCGGTAAATCTATCGTAGTGGGTTCGAATTTCGTTCGCATCGTAGCCGGGTTCGAGTGACGGTGCGAGGCGTTCCAGCACTGTTCCGTCCGGTGCCAAGTGCCACAGTCCGGTTTGCTCCGCCTTAACAATCGAAACCGCCTGTTGAACCTTGTCGAGCCGGGTCAGATGAATGAAGAGCGTTCGACCGAAGGCGGTTTCGAAACGCTCCAGGTCACTCGCCGGCTCTGGGTGCAGCACCGCTAGCTTCTGGGCAAAGAATTCAAAGCTATGTCTTTGTAACCGCAGGCCAAATATACCGGTATCGAGACTTCCCTTCGCGATAGCCGCCCGAAATATCGCAGCCAGAGTATTGCGTTCCGATGTCGAGCCGTCTGAGGTCAGGGCAAAGTAGTCCAGCCATTCTGAGACCGAGGCACGGTGAAAGTAAGATCCCGGATTTCCGGAGACGCCGGTCGCGGCCAAGAGTTTGCACAACAGTGTGCCGCCGCTACGCGGGGACGTGCAGATGACATAGGTGTCGAATTCAGACATGGCTGTTCCAGAGAACGACTAGAGGGTTCAGGGCTTTACCAGCTCCACGTTGCAGCGGCGTGACCGCTTCGGGATCGTCTATGGCCGAATGAGCCCGACAAGGTGCTCCCGCCCGTCAGTTCCGGTTCTTGAACGCGTCGCTCCCCTCGCGGGCATTCTTACCCGGAGTCGGCCATTCGCTTGTGGTGGCCGGTTGCACCGGTCGCTCCAGATAGGTTGAAAGGACGACGTAGCTGCGCGTCGCCTTGACGCCAGGCGTGTCGTAGAGGCGCGCCAGCAATCCTTCCAGCGCATGGGTGCTTTCGGTCCGGACCTTGAGCAGCATGCAGGTGTCGCCGGCGACCGAGTGTATCTCCTCGACTTCCGGATGCTGCTCGATCGCAAGCAGTGCCGGCGTCTTGCCCCAGCCGGTGGTGTCGACATGCACGAAGGCTAGCAGCGTCTTTCCGACCGCTTCCGGGTCGATCAGCGCCGCCACACGACGGATTGCGCCGGAGCGCCTCAACCGCTTTACGCGCTCATGCGCGGCCGGCGGCGAAAGTCCGACGCGGTCGCCGAGTTCGGCATAGCTTGTCGTCGCGTCCTCGACCAGGACGCCTAATAGCTTTCGGTCCATGGCGTCGAGGTCACGCTCGGGCTGCCGCTTCCGCCGAACTTCATCTGTATTTTGGTCCATTCCAATATTTCCCCTTGTTGCCGAACAACGTTCTGCAAGTATGGAGAAATGACGAACATCAATCAATCCATTTCCAGCCTATCCGTCGAGAGGGCACGCATTCCCCCTGTGGCCTTTGTGCTTACCGCCTGTATCGGCGTCATCGGCTCGAACTCGCTGGCGCTCGGCCCGATTGCACCCGAAGTGGCGCGCAGCCTCGGCGTCGATGCTCCGGCCGCGATGACGGCATCGGCTGCCTTCGGTCTGGGCACGGCAGCGAGTGCTGTCTTTCTCGGACGTCTCATCGACCGTTATGGCGCGGGGCGCATGCTTGCGGCTGCGCTGCTGGTCCTTGCCATCGGGCTCGGCGGGAGCGCTGCCGCGCCGGCGCTGCCGTTCCTGGTCTCCGCTCAACTCCTCGTCGGCATCGCCGCGGGCATCGCGCTTCCGGCCATCTACACCCTTGCCGCGACCGTCGCCCCGGCGGGACGCGAGAGCGAGACGATCGGTCTGGTGCTGACCGGCTGGACCCTGAGCATGGTTGCTGGGGTTCCGCTCTCGGCGGCGATCGCCGATTTCGCCGGCTGGCGGATGGTTTACGCGGTTGTCGCAGCCGCAACGTTGATCGCCTGCGCTGCAGTCAGGTTCGCGGCAGTGCAGGAAGTATCGAAGGGCAAGGCGACTTCGCCGTTTGCGGTACTCGGCGTAGGTGGGGTCGTGCCCCTTCTGGCCGCATGCGCGGCCTTCATGGCGGCATTCTATGGCGTCTACGGCTATATCGGCGACCACCTCCATGCAGCGCTTGGGCTGCCGGTAAGTGCCAACGGCCTTGTTGCAGCCTCCTACGGTCTCGGCTTCGGCGCCGCGGCCTTCCTCGACCGCCTGATCGACCGCTTCGGCGCGAGCAGACTGTTGCCGGTGATATTCCTCGCCGTCGCCGGCGTTTATGTCTCCATGTCGGCAGCGAGCGGCTCCTACACGGCCATGCTGGGCGTCGTTTTCCTCTGGGGCCTCGCCAACCATTTTGGGCTGAACGTGCTGATCATGCGGCTCACTGCGCTCGACCCTGCCAGACGCGGGGCCATCATGGGGCTGAACAGCGGTGTCACCTATCTCGCCCTCTTCGCGGGCACGATCGGCTTTGGCGAAGTCTATGCCGCGGCGGGTTTCTCCGCGCTGCCGGTTGCCGCGGCCGGATTGATGCTCACGGCAGTTTTCTCCGCGGCGCTCGCGCCCCGCTAGAAGGGCTTGGTCCGCACCAAGGCGACCATCGTCACCCTGCCGATGCGGTGAACACCGCCAGCTGAGCGTCGAAAGCACGCTTGTAAGCCGGCCGCGCTTCGCCGCGCCCGACATAGGCGGAGAGGTTCGGATATTCGTCCAGTATACCCGATCCCCTCGACCTGAGCAGTACCGACACCATCAGAAGATCACCGGCGCTGAACTCCCCGTCCAGCCAATCGGCATCGCCGAGACGGCCAGAAAGTACGCTCAACCGTTTGCGGATGCGCTCGTCGACTAAGGGCAGGCGCTGCTCGTACCAGGTCTCCTCGCCCTCCTGGTACCTGGCGATTTCGCGATCAACGATCGGTGGCTCGATCGTGTTGAGCGCGGCGAACATCCATGCGATCGCGCGCGCCCGGGCATTCGCGTCGTCTGGCAGAAGGCCCGCATGGCGCTCCGCGATATGGAGCACGATCGCGCCGGACTCGAACAGGGCGAGATCGCCTTCTTCATAGGTCG is a genomic window of Sinorhizobium arboris LMG 14919 containing:
- a CDS encoding response regulator, which codes for MTAERILVVDDEPQIQRFLRPALSAAGYEVIEAANGAQALKAAVTAAPDVVILDLGLPDMDGKDVVANIRAWSQVPIIILSARDRESEKIAALDLGADDYIEKPFGIGELTARIRAALRHRIQMAGGQAQLSADGLSIDMVKRVVTRDGEALRLTPKEYDLLVMLAHHAGRVVTHRTLLTSVWGAAHGEDLHYLRVFIGQLRGKIERDPGNPKIVRTEPGVGYRFVGDED
- a CDS encoding potassium channel family protein; this encodes MAKNSIVRSDGVVVIGLGRFGSAVAQSLIHLGYDVLAIDENAELVQNWATRLTHVVEADSSNADSLRRLGVQDFPHAVVGIGTDIEASVLTVLALSELGVPDIWAKAINPNHGRILERTGAHHVVYPEAAMGERVAHLVTGKMIDFIEFDDGFAIVKTPAPNEAVGKTLAESGLRSKYGVTIVGVKRRKLDFTYATPETTVERGDLLIVSGPTKLVEKFAALT
- a CDS encoding TrkH family potassium uptake protein, which gives rise to MPQSIQHPARLVPTAFLVAILVGTTLLMLPISRAGPGGAPLLAALFTATSAVCVTGLIVQDTPTYWSGFGQGVILVLFQVGGFGIMTGATLLGLLVTRRLKLSSRLIAQAETKSLSLGDVAGVLRLIFLVTIAVELVTTAALAWRLRYGHDYVWSDALWQGFFHAVSAFNNAGFSTYSDSLIGFALDPLILAPIMAAVVIGGLGFPVLFELRQTVRHPARWSVHTKITLLGTALLLVAGLAATAAYEWNNPKTLGAFEWPGKLLNAASHSVMARTAGFNSIDIGEMRIETLAVTYALMFIGGGSAGTAGGIKVTTFFLLGFVVWAEIRGQRDSTAFRRRIGTHAQRQALAIVLLSVGAVAGGVLMLLSVTSLPLEDVMFEVISAFGTVGLSTGITGGLPPAAQLVIIALMFIGRVGTITIASALALQERNVLFRYPEERPIVG
- a CDS encoding potassium channel family protein; this encodes MPGIVLVCLLSAALIVVTSAIHFEIMTGVAILRRRKVLSKRPEMVVFLGSAFMAHLFGVGLYALAFAWMHYHPEFGSLEGLAGTSAADFFYFSLTCYSTMGFGDVYATGDMRILAGLEGLNGLVLIAWSASFTFIAVERIWRDDHK
- a CDS encoding group III truncated hemoglobin — translated: MNDELQGQAAQTAAMRERAEAEMKAMGIDEAFIGALVDTFYARVLAHPELGPVFDARLSGRWPEHMERMKSFWSAVAFRNGAYGGKPVQAHLGVANMSPELFPKWLALFAATLDDIAPNTEAKAWFMATAERIARSLTLSLFYNPALDDPALKRS
- a CDS encoding DUF2161 domain-containing phosphodiesterase, translating into METALYLPIKGFLEKAGYVVKGEVGGCDLVGLSDDDPPVVVICELKLSFNLELILQAVDRAAVADEVWIAARVSAKGKGREADKRYRDLCRRLGVGMLGVSDAGDVSVIVGSVSPMPRTNPKRRSRLTREHRSRRGDPAVGGSTRAPVMTAYRQQALGCAAALASGPLRVREIRSSIPDAGKILLANVYGWFERLDRGVYGLTEAGREALQRWPQQDMQANIAV
- a CDS encoding rhodanese-like domain-containing protein → MKSAVTETSAAPSDVARQHFAAEFTFETDCWDVHDALSKGADFVLLDVRSPQMFARGHVPGAINLPHGKMVRSKLAAWPDDTLFVTYCAGPHCNGAARGALRLAELGRPVKIMAGGITGWLDEGFELAVDGV
- the ftrA gene encoding transcriptional regulator FtrA — protein: MSSQTTGPLAVALLYDGLCTFEFGIVAEVFGLHRPEMGPGWYRFASCAVEEGPLRAHGGFVLQPDHGPELIAEADIVVVPGWKGVQVPVPETLCDQLRAAYARGARLLSICSGAFVLAATGLLDGGTAATHWRYAGALQARFPKVRVDATSLYRSHDRVFTSAGSAAGIDLLIDIVRRDFGPEAANAVARRLVVPAHRTGGQAQFLERPVPVQPGGEIAPLLDRMRENLERNWTTDVMARECKMSLRTFLRRFHEATGRSPGDWLIEERIEAAKDLLCERLLSIETISAAVGFGSAHALRHHFRRKAGLTPTEYRSRFMPVGVSELA
- a CDS encoding Stf0 family sulfotransferase, which produces MSEFDTYVICTSPRSGGTLLCKLLAATGVSGNPGSYFHRASVSEWLDYFALTSDGSTSERNTLAAIFRAAIAKGSLDTGIFGLRLQRHSFEFFAQKLAVLHPEPASDLERFETAFGRTLFIHLTRLDKVQQAVSIVKAEQTGLWHLAPDGTVLERLAPSLEPGYDANEIRTHYDRFTAYDREWRHWFASQGIEPLQITYETLSSDPIETLREILGHLGLNRDAANDVEPGVAKLADETSRDWVARFRSDHGFA
- a CDS encoding Lrp/AsnC family transcriptional regulator gives rise to the protein MDQNTDEVRRKRQPERDLDAMDRKLLGVLVEDATTSYAELGDRVGLSPPAAHERVKRLRRSGAIRRVAALIDPEAVGKTLLAFVHVDTTGWGKTPALLAIEQHPEVEEIHSVAGDTCMLLKVRTESTHALEGLLARLYDTPGVKATRSYVVLSTYLERPVQPATTSEWPTPGKNAREGSDAFKNRN
- a CDS encoding MFS transporter yields the protein MTNINQSISSLSVERARIPPVAFVLTACIGVIGSNSLALGPIAPEVARSLGVDAPAAMTASAAFGLGTAASAVFLGRLIDRYGAGRMLAAALLVLAIGLGGSAAAPALPFLVSAQLLVGIAAGIALPAIYTLAATVAPAGRESETIGLVLTGWTLSMVAGVPLSAAIADFAGWRMVYAVVAAATLIACAAVRFAAVQEVSKGKATSPFAVLGVGGVVPLLAACAAFMAAFYGVYGYIGDHLHAALGLPVSANGLVAASYGLGFGAAAFLDRLIDRFGASRLLPVIFLAVAGVYVSMSAASGSYTAMLGVVFLWGLANHFGLNVLIMRLTALDPARRGAIMGLNSGVTYLALFAGTIGFGEVYAAAGFSALPVAAAGLMLTAVFSAALAPR
- a CDS encoding glutathione S-transferase family protein, producing the protein MTITITAFERSPDAGKGLARDMRLRWALEEVGQSYDVRLLSFKAMKEPAHLALQPFGQIPTYEEGDLALFESGAIVLHIAERHAGLLPDDANARARAIAWMFAALNTIEPPIVDREIARYQEGEETWYEQRLPLVDERIRKRLSVLSGRLGDADWLDGEFSAGDLLMVSVLLRSRGSGILDEYPNLSAYVGRGEARPAYKRAFDAQLAVFTASAG